One Echeneis naucrates chromosome 16, fEcheNa1.1, whole genome shotgun sequence DNA window includes the following coding sequences:
- the zcchc14 gene encoding zinc finger CCHC domain-containing protein 14 isoform X2 produces MVESRSCVQREGVYRWFSFLTSAQRAEFLCGLLDLCVPVELRFLGSCLEDLARKDYHSLRDAEIKANNPADLSGLTNITDEVVRSKLLVSLALLGSDNRDAAGVLYRTLTHTDTVINNYGLALNDGRTEEQFLLLFTMASNHPAFSFHQKQVLRQQLSQIQEILQVRPVSSGGAGESHAAGPAGDRAAVSYVQPHHHYHRQTASLPLAATLSPSACSLPDASAAYLPLSACQPCLSHCTCWQRSQTREASAAAEPGSGTTKGRGDQPVGQDLTPPVQDVPIRPPPPPPLPPPPPPSHLPPSLPAGQALDAATKSHQGKAGKVVIERVILRGVTQKSEDTSEYVFEVSWSDGLMLNVVRTQQEVTELLSRLSQAFPDEGVEKFLPQSTDLDPRSLTALPCHVLQHHSVQMFFTSTRPLSPGCTSSHPSSLPPLPSSPPTVPVAPTCPLTSSSNLGCMVQYRGSSRAVYRVASVQPVVSSHSSVLTRSIPHLSSLPPPPQHSPQLSSLPPPISSLPGQASVVGGGDGSTQLHPQHSQSHPYSQHHLHLQPSSQSSAQPQSLHLSPSQPTSHSPSQSLSYSQPRLQAHTQPPSQPQPTTPEQNGILDWLRKLRLHKYYPVFKQLTMEEFLALTEEDLNKYDLTQGAKKKLKTQLELQNREMKMEKRSCSGIARVTPSSHMGPSGHPSSTAGELRVEVDAVQHHHPVSTDSSSSSGYSSSSCSPRTPLCSDTTFDRGLHRRVSGPDAAVGVPEKDRSCLFILNSSCPAGSSRPTAQVLPVQTDPAPPLPPSCSSQLPFGLPQSTYHPQASYPQTLLSPASNPARILTSPRKPRPPPLCMEDRTKPLGSGVPGAAAGFSPGLGVGVGVGMGVRLENLFPGLSMDSPSALQDSVVCRSLPGGAVGLMVETSSALTSTSNSLHHVSHPPLHFHLSSSSPSPSPSGYYTFPPTSSSSSFLSFSNACPSTKSTSQSGIPGGGGFVSMATASSVPVAAVPGNTYYPPQQTSSPSPSPSSASSLDQSSGHATSVCVCSSCGCRGNCGSYGALPGYAAAGYLQPFSAGPSLFTLGPLLHLSPLLASSSGAGSGAAPFSYPMMMPPPLYRHSPLPHDQQQGFGFYQPHGSMGVGGQKRVAGSLSCYNCGANGHRAEDCKQPPMDSAQQGTFRLKYTPHSDSKDSVD; encoded by the exons ATGGTGGAGAGCCGGAGCTGCGTCCAGAGGGAGGGGGTCTACCGCTGGTTCTCCTTCCTCACCTCGGCCCAGAGAGCCGAGTTCCTCTGCGGGCTGCTGGACCTCTGCGTCCCCGTCGAGCTGCGCTTCCTGGGCTCCTGCCTGGAGGACTTGGCCCGCAAGGACTACCACTCCCTCCGAGATGCGGAGATCAAAGCCAACAACCCGGCCGACCTGTCGGGCCTCACCAACATCACCGACGAGGTGGTCCGCAGCAAACTGCTGGTGTCTCTCGCCCTGCTGGGCTCAGACAACCGGGACGCGGCGGGGGTCCTGTACCGGACCCTGACCCACACCGACACGGTGATCAATAACTACGGACTGGCGCTGAACGACGGCCGGACCGAGGAGcagttcctgctgctcttcaccATGGCATCGAACCACCCGGCCTTCAGCTTCCACCAGAAACAGgtgctgaggcagcagctgagCCAGATCCAGGAGATCCTGCAGGTGAGACCG gtGAGCAGCGGAGGAGCAGGAGAATCTCACGCAGCCGGGCCTGCTGGGGATCGAGCGGCTGTTTCTTACGTTCAGCCACATCACCACTATCATCGTCAGACCGCATCCCTGCCTCTGGCTGCCACGTTGTCCCCCTCTGCCTGCTCCCTCCCCGATGCCAGCGCCGCCTACCTGCCCCTGTCTGCCTGCCAGCCCTGCCTCTCCCACTGCACCTGCTGGCAAAGG AGCCAGACCAGAGAGGCCAGCGCAGCCGCAGAGCCGGGCTCGGGGACGACCAAGGGACGGGGAGACCAACCAGTCGGTCAAGACCTCACCCCTCCTGTCCAAGACGTCCCTattcgtcctcctcctcctccccccctcccaccaccaccaccaccttctcATCTGCCCCCTTCTCTGCCTGCTGGGCAAGCCCTGGATGCAGCAACAAAGAGCCACCAGGGGAAAGCAGGAAAAG TGGTGATCGAGCGAGTGATACTGAGAGGAGTGACGCAGAAGTCTGAAGACACCAGCGAATACGTGTTCGAG GTGAGCTGGTCTGATGGTTTGATGTTGAACGTGGTCCGAACACAGCAGGAGGTGACGGAGCTGCTGTCCCGG CTGTCACAAGCGTTTCCTGATGAAGGAGTTGAGAAGTTCCTCCCTCAGTCTACAGATCTGGACCCAAG GAGTCTGACAGCGCTTCCCTGCCATGTCCTCCAGCACCACAGCGTCCAGATGTTCTTCACCTCCACCAGGCCTCTCTCACCCGGTTGCACTTCCTCCCACCCATCCTCCTTACCGCCCTTACCCTCCTCCCCGCCCACAGTTCCTGTAGCCCCAACCTGCCCACTCACCTCCAGCTCTA ATCTTGGCTGTATGGTTCAGTACCGAGGATCCAGCAG GGCGGTGTACCGAGTGGCCAGCGTCCAGCCTGTTGTTAGCAGCCACAGCTCTGTGTTGACCCGCTCCATccctcacctctcctccctacctccccctcctcagcaCTCCCCCCAgctgtcctccctccctccccccataTCCTCCCTGCCTGGTCAGGCCTCCGTGGTGGGCGGAGGTGACGGCTCCACCCAGCTGCATCCCCAACACAGTCAGTCGCACCCGTACTCCCaacaccacctccacctgcagccCAGCAGTCAGTCCAGTGCTCAGCCTCAGTCCCTCCACCTGTCTCCCTCCCAGCCGACGTCCCACTCACCTTCCCAGTCCCTTTCGTACTCACAGCCCCGTTTGCAGGCCCACACCCAACCTCCGTCTCAGCCCCAGCCCACCACCCCGGAGCAGAACGGCATCTTGGACTGGCTCCGCAAGCTTCGGCTCCATAAGTACTACCCAGTCTTCAAACAGCTCACTATGGAGGAG TTTTTGGCGCTGACAGAAGAGGATTTAAACAAGTACGATTTGACCCAAGGAGCCAAGAAGAAACTCAAGACCCAGCTAGAGCTGCAAAA CAGGGAGATGAAAATGGAGAAGCGGTCCTGCAGTGGCATTGCCCGGGTTACTCCTTCCAGTCACATGGGACCCTCAGGTCATCCCTCCTCCACGGCAG gaGAGCTGCGGGTGGAGGTGGATGCAGTGCAGCACCATCACCCCGTCtccacagacagcagctcatCCTCAGGCTACTCCAGCTCTTCCTGCTCCCCTCGGACCCCCCTCTGCTCCGACACCACCTTCGACAGGGGCCTTCACAGGC GTGTTTCAGGTCCAGATGCAGCAGTTGGGGTTCCAGAGAAGGACCGGTCCTGCCTCTTCATCCTGAACTCCAGCTGCCCTGCAGGCTCCAGTCGGCCCACCGCCCAGGTTCTGCCCGTCCAAACCgaccctgctcctcctctccctccttcctgctcctcccAGCTGCCCTTTGGTCTCCCGCAGTCAACCTACCACCCTCAGGCCAGCTATCCGCAGACCCTGCTTTCCCCAGCCTCGAACCCGGCGCGTATCCTGACCTCCCCTCGGAAGCCCCGACCCCCTCCGCTGTGCATGGAGGACAGGACTAAGCCTCTGGGCTCGGGTGTGCCCGGAGCAGCTGCAGGCTTCAGCCCGGGGCtcggggtgggggtgggggtggggatgggggTGAGGCTGGAGAACCTGTTCCCCGGCCTGAGCATGGACAGCCCCTCTGCACTCCAGGACTCGGTGGTTTGCCGCAGCCTGCCAGGAGGAGCTGTGGGCCTGATGGTGGAAACCAGTTCTGCTCTGACCTCCACCTCCAACAGCCTCCACCACGTCTCCCACCCGCCTCTCCActtccacctctcctcctcctctccatccccCTCTCCATCCGGGTACTACACTTtccctcccacctcctcttcctcgtccttCTTGTCTTTCTCCAACGCTTGTCCTTCCACAAAATCCACCTCGCAGTCTGGGATTCCTGGCGGTGGTGGTtttgtctccatggcaaccgCCAGCAGTGTTCCTGTGGCTGCAGTACCCGGCAACACTTACTACCCTCCCCAGCAGACCTCCAGCCCCTCCCCTTCCCCGTCATCTGCCTCCTCATTGGATCAAAGTTCAGGTCACGCCACCtccgtgtgtgtttgcagctccTGCGGTTGTCGGGGTAACTGCGGCAGCTACGGGGCGTTGCCTGGATACGCGGCGGCCGGCTACCTGCAGCCCTTTTCAGCCGGCCCCTCCCTCTTCACTCTGGGTCCCCTGCTTCATCTCAGCCCCCTGTTGGCTTCCTCCAGCGGCGCCGGCAGCGGAGCCGCACCCTTTTCCTACCCGATGATGATGCCTCCACCCCTGTACCGTCACAGCCCTTTGCCACATGATCAACAGCAAGGCTTCGGCTTCTACCAGCCCCACGGCAGCATGGGAGTTGGAGGCCAGAAACGAGTGGCAGGCAGCCTGTCCTGTTACAACTGTGGCGCCAAcggacacagagcagaggactGCAAACAGCCGCCCATGGATTCAGCACAGCAAG GGACGTTCCGGCTGAAGTACACTCCTCACTCTGACAGTAAGGACTCAGTGGACTAA
- the zcchc14 gene encoding zinc finger CCHC domain-containing protein 14 isoform X1, with product MVESRSCVQREGVYRWFSFLTSAQRAEFLCGLLDLCVPVELRFLGSCLEDLARKDYHSLRDAEIKANNPADLSGLTNITDEVVRSKLLVSLALLGSDNRDAAGVLYRTLTHTDTVINNYGLALNDGRTEEQFLLLFTMASNHPAFSFHQKQVLRQQLSQIQEILQVRPVSSGGAGESHAAGPAGDRAAVSYVQPHHHYHRQTASLPLAATLSPSACSLPDASAAYLPLSACQPCLSHCTCWQRSQTREASAAAEPGSGTTKGRGDQPVGQDLTPPVQDVPIRPPPPPPLPPPPPPSHLPPSLPAGQALDAATKSHQGKAGKVVIERVILRGVTQKSEDTSEYVFEVSWSDGLMLNVVRTQQEVTELLSRLSQAFPDEGVEKFLPQSTDLDPRSLTALPCHVLQHHSVQMFFTSTRPLSPGCTSSHPSSLPPLPSSPPTVPVAPTCPLTSSSNLGCMVQYRGSSRAVYRVASVQPVVSSHSSVLTRSIPHLSSLPPPPQHSPQLSSLPPPISSLPGQASVVGGGDGSTQLHPQHSQSHPYSQHHLHLQPSSQSSAQPQSLHLSPSQPTSHSPSQSLSYSQPRLQAHTQPPSQPQPTTPEQNGILDWLRKLRLHKYYPVFKQLTMEEFLALTEEDLNKYDLTQGAKKKLKTQLELQKSVGEMKMEKRSCSGIARVTPSSHMGPSGHPSSTAGELRVEVDAVQHHHPVSTDSSSSSGYSSSSCSPRTPLCSDTTFDRGLHRRVSGPDAAVGVPEKDRSCLFILNSSCPAGSSRPTAQVLPVQTDPAPPLPPSCSSQLPFGLPQSTYHPQASYPQTLLSPASNPARILTSPRKPRPPPLCMEDRTKPLGSGVPGAAAGFSPGLGVGVGVGMGVRLENLFPGLSMDSPSALQDSVVCRSLPGGAVGLMVETSSALTSTSNSLHHVSHPPLHFHLSSSSPSPSPSGYYTFPPTSSSSSFLSFSNACPSTKSTSQSGIPGGGGFVSMATASSVPVAAVPGNTYYPPQQTSSPSPSPSSASSLDQSSGHATSVCVCSSCGCRGNCGSYGALPGYAAAGYLQPFSAGPSLFTLGPLLHLSPLLASSSGAGSGAAPFSYPMMMPPPLYRHSPLPHDQQQGFGFYQPHGSMGVGGQKRVAGSLSCYNCGANGHRAEDCKQPPMDSAQQGTFRLKYTPHSDSKDSVD from the exons ATGGTGGAGAGCCGGAGCTGCGTCCAGAGGGAGGGGGTCTACCGCTGGTTCTCCTTCCTCACCTCGGCCCAGAGAGCCGAGTTCCTCTGCGGGCTGCTGGACCTCTGCGTCCCCGTCGAGCTGCGCTTCCTGGGCTCCTGCCTGGAGGACTTGGCCCGCAAGGACTACCACTCCCTCCGAGATGCGGAGATCAAAGCCAACAACCCGGCCGACCTGTCGGGCCTCACCAACATCACCGACGAGGTGGTCCGCAGCAAACTGCTGGTGTCTCTCGCCCTGCTGGGCTCAGACAACCGGGACGCGGCGGGGGTCCTGTACCGGACCCTGACCCACACCGACACGGTGATCAATAACTACGGACTGGCGCTGAACGACGGCCGGACCGAGGAGcagttcctgctgctcttcaccATGGCATCGAACCACCCGGCCTTCAGCTTCCACCAGAAACAGgtgctgaggcagcagctgagCCAGATCCAGGAGATCCTGCAGGTGAGACCG gtGAGCAGCGGAGGAGCAGGAGAATCTCACGCAGCCGGGCCTGCTGGGGATCGAGCGGCTGTTTCTTACGTTCAGCCACATCACCACTATCATCGTCAGACCGCATCCCTGCCTCTGGCTGCCACGTTGTCCCCCTCTGCCTGCTCCCTCCCCGATGCCAGCGCCGCCTACCTGCCCCTGTCTGCCTGCCAGCCCTGCCTCTCCCACTGCACCTGCTGGCAAAGG AGCCAGACCAGAGAGGCCAGCGCAGCCGCAGAGCCGGGCTCGGGGACGACCAAGGGACGGGGAGACCAACCAGTCGGTCAAGACCTCACCCCTCCTGTCCAAGACGTCCCTattcgtcctcctcctcctccccccctcccaccaccaccaccaccttctcATCTGCCCCCTTCTCTGCCTGCTGGGCAAGCCCTGGATGCAGCAACAAAGAGCCACCAGGGGAAAGCAGGAAAAG TGGTGATCGAGCGAGTGATACTGAGAGGAGTGACGCAGAAGTCTGAAGACACCAGCGAATACGTGTTCGAG GTGAGCTGGTCTGATGGTTTGATGTTGAACGTGGTCCGAACACAGCAGGAGGTGACGGAGCTGCTGTCCCGG CTGTCACAAGCGTTTCCTGATGAAGGAGTTGAGAAGTTCCTCCCTCAGTCTACAGATCTGGACCCAAG GAGTCTGACAGCGCTTCCCTGCCATGTCCTCCAGCACCACAGCGTCCAGATGTTCTTCACCTCCACCAGGCCTCTCTCACCCGGTTGCACTTCCTCCCACCCATCCTCCTTACCGCCCTTACCCTCCTCCCCGCCCACAGTTCCTGTAGCCCCAACCTGCCCACTCACCTCCAGCTCTA ATCTTGGCTGTATGGTTCAGTACCGAGGATCCAGCAG GGCGGTGTACCGAGTGGCCAGCGTCCAGCCTGTTGTTAGCAGCCACAGCTCTGTGTTGACCCGCTCCATccctcacctctcctccctacctccccctcctcagcaCTCCCCCCAgctgtcctccctccctccccccataTCCTCCCTGCCTGGTCAGGCCTCCGTGGTGGGCGGAGGTGACGGCTCCACCCAGCTGCATCCCCAACACAGTCAGTCGCACCCGTACTCCCaacaccacctccacctgcagccCAGCAGTCAGTCCAGTGCTCAGCCTCAGTCCCTCCACCTGTCTCCCTCCCAGCCGACGTCCCACTCACCTTCCCAGTCCCTTTCGTACTCACAGCCCCGTTTGCAGGCCCACACCCAACCTCCGTCTCAGCCCCAGCCCACCACCCCGGAGCAGAACGGCATCTTGGACTGGCTCCGCAAGCTTCGGCTCCATAAGTACTACCCAGTCTTCAAACAGCTCACTATGGAGGAG TTTTTGGCGCTGACAGAAGAGGATTTAAACAAGTACGATTTGACCCAAGGAGCCAAGAAGAAACTCAAGACCCAGCTAGAGCTGCAAAAGTCAGTAGG GGAGATGAAAATGGAGAAGCGGTCCTGCAGTGGCATTGCCCGGGTTACTCCTTCCAGTCACATGGGACCCTCAGGTCATCCCTCCTCCACGGCAG gaGAGCTGCGGGTGGAGGTGGATGCAGTGCAGCACCATCACCCCGTCtccacagacagcagctcatCCTCAGGCTACTCCAGCTCTTCCTGCTCCCCTCGGACCCCCCTCTGCTCCGACACCACCTTCGACAGGGGCCTTCACAGGC GTGTTTCAGGTCCAGATGCAGCAGTTGGGGTTCCAGAGAAGGACCGGTCCTGCCTCTTCATCCTGAACTCCAGCTGCCCTGCAGGCTCCAGTCGGCCCACCGCCCAGGTTCTGCCCGTCCAAACCgaccctgctcctcctctccctccttcctgctcctcccAGCTGCCCTTTGGTCTCCCGCAGTCAACCTACCACCCTCAGGCCAGCTATCCGCAGACCCTGCTTTCCCCAGCCTCGAACCCGGCGCGTATCCTGACCTCCCCTCGGAAGCCCCGACCCCCTCCGCTGTGCATGGAGGACAGGACTAAGCCTCTGGGCTCGGGTGTGCCCGGAGCAGCTGCAGGCTTCAGCCCGGGGCtcggggtgggggtgggggtggggatgggggTGAGGCTGGAGAACCTGTTCCCCGGCCTGAGCATGGACAGCCCCTCTGCACTCCAGGACTCGGTGGTTTGCCGCAGCCTGCCAGGAGGAGCTGTGGGCCTGATGGTGGAAACCAGTTCTGCTCTGACCTCCACCTCCAACAGCCTCCACCACGTCTCCCACCCGCCTCTCCActtccacctctcctcctcctctccatccccCTCTCCATCCGGGTACTACACTTtccctcccacctcctcttcctcgtccttCTTGTCTTTCTCCAACGCTTGTCCTTCCACAAAATCCACCTCGCAGTCTGGGATTCCTGGCGGTGGTGGTtttgtctccatggcaaccgCCAGCAGTGTTCCTGTGGCTGCAGTACCCGGCAACACTTACTACCCTCCCCAGCAGACCTCCAGCCCCTCCCCTTCCCCGTCATCTGCCTCCTCATTGGATCAAAGTTCAGGTCACGCCACCtccgtgtgtgtttgcagctccTGCGGTTGTCGGGGTAACTGCGGCAGCTACGGGGCGTTGCCTGGATACGCGGCGGCCGGCTACCTGCAGCCCTTTTCAGCCGGCCCCTCCCTCTTCACTCTGGGTCCCCTGCTTCATCTCAGCCCCCTGTTGGCTTCCTCCAGCGGCGCCGGCAGCGGAGCCGCACCCTTTTCCTACCCGATGATGATGCCTCCACCCCTGTACCGTCACAGCCCTTTGCCACATGATCAACAGCAAGGCTTCGGCTTCTACCAGCCCCACGGCAGCATGGGAGTTGGAGGCCAGAAACGAGTGGCAGGCAGCCTGTCCTGTTACAACTGTGGCGCCAAcggacacagagcagaggactGCAAACAGCCGCCCATGGATTCAGCACAGCAAG GGACGTTCCGGCTGAAGTACACTCCTCACTCTGACAGTAAGGACTCAGTGGACTAA
- the zcchc14 gene encoding zinc finger CCHC domain-containing protein 14 isoform X4 has product MVESRSCVQREGVYRWFSFLTSAQRAEFLCGLLDLCVPVELRFLGSCLEDLARKDYHSLRDAEIKANNPADLSGLTNITDEVVRSKLLVSLALLGSDNRDAAGVLYRTLTHTDTVINNYGLALNDGRTEEQFLLLFTMASNHPAFSFHQKQVLRQQLSQIQEILQVRPVSSGGAGESHAAGPAGDRAAVSYVQPHHHYHRQTASLPLAATLSPSACSLPDASAAYLPLSACQPCLSHCTCWQRSQTREASAAAEPGSGTTKGRGDQPVGQDLTPPVQDVPIRPPPPPPLPPPPPPSHLPPSLPAGQALDAATKSHQGKAGKVVIERVILRGVTQKSEDTSEYVFEVSWSDGLMLNVVRTQQEVTELLSRLSQAFPDEGVEKFLPQSTDLDPRSLTALPCHVLQHHSVQMFFTSTRPLSPGCTSSHPSSLPPLPSSPPTVPVAPTCPLTSSSNLGCMVQYRGSSRAVYRVASVQPVVSSHSSVLTRSIPHLSSLPPPPQHSPQLSSLPPPISSLPGQASVVGGGDGSTQLHPQHSQSHPYSQHHLHLQPSSQSSAQPQSLHLSPSQPTSHSPSQSLSYSQPRLQAHTQPPSQPQPTTPEQNGILDWLRKLRLHKYYPVFKQLTMEEFLALTEEDLNKYDLTQGAKKKLKTQLELQKEMKMEKRSCSGIARVTPSSHMGPSGHPSSTAGELRVEVDAVQHHHPVSTDSSSSSGYSSSSCSPRTPLCSDTTFDRGLHRRVSGPDAAVGVPEKDRSCLFILNSSCPAGSSRPTAQVLPVQTDPAPPLPPSCSSQLPFGLPQSTYHPQASYPQTLLSPASNPARILTSPRKPRPPPLCMEDRTKPLGSGVPGAAAGFSPGLGVGVGVGMGVRLENLFPGLSMDSPSALQDSVVCRSLPGGAVGLMVETSSALTSTSNSLHHVSHPPLHFHLSSSSPSPSPSGYYTFPPTSSSSSFLSFSNACPSTKSTSQSGIPGGGGFVSMATASSVPVAAVPGNTYYPPQQTSSPSPSPSSASSLDQSSGHATSVCVCSSCGCRGNCGSYGALPGYAAAGYLQPFSAGPSLFTLGPLLHLSPLLASSSGAGSGAAPFSYPMMMPPPLYRHSPLPHDQQQGFGFYQPHGSMGVGGQKRVAGSLSCYNCGANGHRAEDCKQPPMDSAQQGTFRLKYTPHSDSKDSVD; this is encoded by the exons ATGGTGGAGAGCCGGAGCTGCGTCCAGAGGGAGGGGGTCTACCGCTGGTTCTCCTTCCTCACCTCGGCCCAGAGAGCCGAGTTCCTCTGCGGGCTGCTGGACCTCTGCGTCCCCGTCGAGCTGCGCTTCCTGGGCTCCTGCCTGGAGGACTTGGCCCGCAAGGACTACCACTCCCTCCGAGATGCGGAGATCAAAGCCAACAACCCGGCCGACCTGTCGGGCCTCACCAACATCACCGACGAGGTGGTCCGCAGCAAACTGCTGGTGTCTCTCGCCCTGCTGGGCTCAGACAACCGGGACGCGGCGGGGGTCCTGTACCGGACCCTGACCCACACCGACACGGTGATCAATAACTACGGACTGGCGCTGAACGACGGCCGGACCGAGGAGcagttcctgctgctcttcaccATGGCATCGAACCACCCGGCCTTCAGCTTCCACCAGAAACAGgtgctgaggcagcagctgagCCAGATCCAGGAGATCCTGCAGGTGAGACCG gtGAGCAGCGGAGGAGCAGGAGAATCTCACGCAGCCGGGCCTGCTGGGGATCGAGCGGCTGTTTCTTACGTTCAGCCACATCACCACTATCATCGTCAGACCGCATCCCTGCCTCTGGCTGCCACGTTGTCCCCCTCTGCCTGCTCCCTCCCCGATGCCAGCGCCGCCTACCTGCCCCTGTCTGCCTGCCAGCCCTGCCTCTCCCACTGCACCTGCTGGCAAAGG AGCCAGACCAGAGAGGCCAGCGCAGCCGCAGAGCCGGGCTCGGGGACGACCAAGGGACGGGGAGACCAACCAGTCGGTCAAGACCTCACCCCTCCTGTCCAAGACGTCCCTattcgtcctcctcctcctccccccctcccaccaccaccaccaccttctcATCTGCCCCCTTCTCTGCCTGCTGGGCAAGCCCTGGATGCAGCAACAAAGAGCCACCAGGGGAAAGCAGGAAAAG TGGTGATCGAGCGAGTGATACTGAGAGGAGTGACGCAGAAGTCTGAAGACACCAGCGAATACGTGTTCGAG GTGAGCTGGTCTGATGGTTTGATGTTGAACGTGGTCCGAACACAGCAGGAGGTGACGGAGCTGCTGTCCCGG CTGTCACAAGCGTTTCCTGATGAAGGAGTTGAGAAGTTCCTCCCTCAGTCTACAGATCTGGACCCAAG GAGTCTGACAGCGCTTCCCTGCCATGTCCTCCAGCACCACAGCGTCCAGATGTTCTTCACCTCCACCAGGCCTCTCTCACCCGGTTGCACTTCCTCCCACCCATCCTCCTTACCGCCCTTACCCTCCTCCCCGCCCACAGTTCCTGTAGCCCCAACCTGCCCACTCACCTCCAGCTCTA ATCTTGGCTGTATGGTTCAGTACCGAGGATCCAGCAG GGCGGTGTACCGAGTGGCCAGCGTCCAGCCTGTTGTTAGCAGCCACAGCTCTGTGTTGACCCGCTCCATccctcacctctcctccctacctccccctcctcagcaCTCCCCCCAgctgtcctccctccctccccccataTCCTCCCTGCCTGGTCAGGCCTCCGTGGTGGGCGGAGGTGACGGCTCCACCCAGCTGCATCCCCAACACAGTCAGTCGCACCCGTACTCCCaacaccacctccacctgcagccCAGCAGTCAGTCCAGTGCTCAGCCTCAGTCCCTCCACCTGTCTCCCTCCCAGCCGACGTCCCACTCACCTTCCCAGTCCCTTTCGTACTCACAGCCCCGTTTGCAGGCCCACACCCAACCTCCGTCTCAGCCCCAGCCCACCACCCCGGAGCAGAACGGCATCTTGGACTGGCTCCGCAAGCTTCGGCTCCATAAGTACTACCCAGTCTTCAAACAGCTCACTATGGAGGAG TTTTTGGCGCTGACAGAAGAGGATTTAAACAAGTACGATTTGACCCAAGGAGCCAAGAAGAAACTCAAGACCCAGCTAGAGCTGCAAAA GGAGATGAAAATGGAGAAGCGGTCCTGCAGTGGCATTGCCCGGGTTACTCCTTCCAGTCACATGGGACCCTCAGGTCATCCCTCCTCCACGGCAG gaGAGCTGCGGGTGGAGGTGGATGCAGTGCAGCACCATCACCCCGTCtccacagacagcagctcatCCTCAGGCTACTCCAGCTCTTCCTGCTCCCCTCGGACCCCCCTCTGCTCCGACACCACCTTCGACAGGGGCCTTCACAGGC GTGTTTCAGGTCCAGATGCAGCAGTTGGGGTTCCAGAGAAGGACCGGTCCTGCCTCTTCATCCTGAACTCCAGCTGCCCTGCAGGCTCCAGTCGGCCCACCGCCCAGGTTCTGCCCGTCCAAACCgaccctgctcctcctctccctccttcctgctcctcccAGCTGCCCTTTGGTCTCCCGCAGTCAACCTACCACCCTCAGGCCAGCTATCCGCAGACCCTGCTTTCCCCAGCCTCGAACCCGGCGCGTATCCTGACCTCCCCTCGGAAGCCCCGACCCCCTCCGCTGTGCATGGAGGACAGGACTAAGCCTCTGGGCTCGGGTGTGCCCGGAGCAGCTGCAGGCTTCAGCCCGGGGCtcggggtgggggtgggggtggggatgggggTGAGGCTGGAGAACCTGTTCCCCGGCCTGAGCATGGACAGCCCCTCTGCACTCCAGGACTCGGTGGTTTGCCGCAGCCTGCCAGGAGGAGCTGTGGGCCTGATGGTGGAAACCAGTTCTGCTCTGACCTCCACCTCCAACAGCCTCCACCACGTCTCCCACCCGCCTCTCCActtccacctctcctcctcctctccatccccCTCTCCATCCGGGTACTACACTTtccctcccacctcctcttcctcgtccttCTTGTCTTTCTCCAACGCTTGTCCTTCCACAAAATCCACCTCGCAGTCTGGGATTCCTGGCGGTGGTGGTtttgtctccatggcaaccgCCAGCAGTGTTCCTGTGGCTGCAGTACCCGGCAACACTTACTACCCTCCCCAGCAGACCTCCAGCCCCTCCCCTTCCCCGTCATCTGCCTCCTCATTGGATCAAAGTTCAGGTCACGCCACCtccgtgtgtgtttgcagctccTGCGGTTGTCGGGGTAACTGCGGCAGCTACGGGGCGTTGCCTGGATACGCGGCGGCCGGCTACCTGCAGCCCTTTTCAGCCGGCCCCTCCCTCTTCACTCTGGGTCCCCTGCTTCATCTCAGCCCCCTGTTGGCTTCCTCCAGCGGCGCCGGCAGCGGAGCCGCACCCTTTTCCTACCCGATGATGATGCCTCCACCCCTGTACCGTCACAGCCCTTTGCCACATGATCAACAGCAAGGCTTCGGCTTCTACCAGCCCCACGGCAGCATGGGAGTTGGAGGCCAGAAACGAGTGGCAGGCAGCCTGTCCTGTTACAACTGTGGCGCCAAcggacacagagcagaggactGCAAACAGCCGCCCATGGATTCAGCACAGCAAG GGACGTTCCGGCTGAAGTACACTCCTCACTCTGACAGTAAGGACTCAGTGGACTAA